A window of the Thermodesulfobacteriota bacterium genome harbors these coding sequences:
- the uvrB gene encoding excinuclease ABC subunit UvrB translates to MKKRFRLVSNYEPKGDQPRAISKLVENLSKGVKHQVLLGVTGSGKTFTMANVIERTQRPALIISHNKTLAAQLFTEFKNLFPENEVHFFVSYYDYYQPEAYVPQTDTYIEKDASINEEIDRMRLLATNALFERDDVIIVASVSCIYGIGSPDSYYGMIISVEEGQKIDRRSFLERLIQCHYERNDFDFYRGRVRIKGENVDIYPPYEEERAIRVVIDDDRVSKIYVIDPLSGILKERLKRCVIFPASHYVTPTDRLERAIKSIEEELKAQLRHLRSQNKLLEAQRLEVRTRYDLEMLKEMGYCPGIENYSRHLSGRMPGEPPPTLLDYLKEDTIIMIDESHVTIPQLMGMYRGDRSRKEILVEYGFRLPSCLDNRPLTFEEFERRVRQAIYISATPDEYELRVSQGHVVEQIIRPTGLMDPQVEVRSTKNQIEVLLEEIKTVIKRRERVLVTTLTKRFAEDLVDFLLDKGIKAKYLHSDIDTLERVSIVRDLRLGKFDVLVGVNLLREGLDIPEVSLVCILDADKEGFLRSSTALIQTFGRAARNVNGKVIMFADRITDAMRKAIEETERRRAIQKKYNEEHGITPETIKKSISDVLSSIYERDYYSVPIEDFDDLQIEPKKIPSIIKKLKKEIEEAAKRWDFEKAKVLRDRLLKLERMEMIL, encoded by the coding sequence ATGAAAAAAAGATTCAGGCTTGTGAGTAATTACGAGCCAAAAGGAGATCAGCCCCGCGCCATATCTAAGCTGGTCGAAAATTTATCCAAGGGTGTGAAACACCAAGTTTTGCTTGGTGTGACAGGGTCTGGAAAAACCTTCACAATGGCAAATGTTATAGAAAGGACTCAAAGACCCGCTCTAATCATTTCGCACAATAAGACGCTTGCAGCTCAGCTTTTTACAGAGTTCAAAAACCTTTTTCCGGAAAACGAGGTCCACTTTTTCGTAAGCTATTACGACTACTATCAACCGGAAGCGTACGTGCCGCAAACCGATACATACATTGAAAAGGACGCCTCCATAAACGAAGAGATAGACAGAATGAGGCTCCTTGCTACAAACGCCCTCTTCGAAAGAGATGATGTCATAATAGTCGCGTCAGTATCCTGTATCTATGGCATCGGTTCACCCGACTCTTATTACGGGATGATTATCTCAGTTGAGGAAGGTCAAAAGATCGACAGAAGATCCTTTTTAGAAAGACTTATCCAATGCCACTACGAAAGGAACGATTTCGACTTTTATAGGGGTCGTGTACGGATAAAGGGCGAAAACGTAGACATATACCCTCCATACGAGGAAGAAAGGGCAATTAGAGTTGTTATAGATGACGACAGGGTCTCGAAAATCTACGTCATCGATCCTTTAAGTGGCATCTTGAAGGAAAGATTAAAAAGATGTGTTATCTTTCCCGCATCCCATTATGTTACTCCCACCGATAGGCTGGAAAGAGCGATAAAATCGATTGAAGAGGAGCTAAAGGCGCAACTTCGCCATCTTAGATCGCAGAACAAACTCCTTGAAGCTCAAAGACTTGAGGTGAGAACCCGCTACGACCTTGAGATGCTAAAAGAAATGGGCTACTGTCCGGGGATCGAGAATTATTCCAGACATCTCTCAGGCAGGATGCCAGGCGAACCGCCTCCCACCCTTCTCGATTATCTGAAAGAAGATACAATAATAATGATAGATGAAAGTCACGTCACCATACCCCAACTTATGGGGATGTACAGGGGCGACAGATCCCGTAAAGAGATTCTTGTTGAATATGGTTTTAGATTACCTTCTTGTCTCGACAACAGACCTTTGACGTTCGAAGAATTCGAAAGAAGGGTAAGGCAGGCCATATACATCTCTGCAACCCCGGATGAGTACGAACTTCGAGTATCCCAAGGTCATGTGGTCGAGCAGATCATAAGGCCTACAGGCCTTATGGATCCCCAAGTCGAGGTAAGAAGCACGAAAAACCAGATAGAGGTTCTACTAGAAGAGATAAAAACCGTAATAAAAAGGAGAGAAAGGGTCCTTGTTACCACCTTGACAAAAAGATTCGCAGAGGATCTTGTGGACTTCCTTTTAGATAAGGGTATAAAAGCCAAATACCTCCACTCTGACATAGATACTCTTGAAAGAGTATCAATTGTCCGTGATTTAAGGCTTGGGAAATTTGACGTCCTTGTAGGCGTCAACCTTCTGCGGGAAGGACTAGATATACCAGAGGTTTCTTTAGTTTGCATTCTCGATGCTGACAAAGAAGGTTTCCTCCGTTCCTCCACCGCCCTTATCCAGACTTTTGGCAGGGCTGCAAGGAATGTGAACGGAAAAGTCATAATGTTCGCCGACAGAATCACGGATGCCATGAGAAAGGCTATTGAGGAGACCGAAAGAAGGAGAGCAATTCAGAAAAAGTACAACGAGGAACACGGGATAACGCCGGAAACAATAAAAAAATCTATATCTGACGTACTCTCCTCCATTTACGAAAGGGATTACTACTCAGTGCCCATTGAAGATTTCGATGATTTACAGATCGAACCCAAAAAGATCCCTTCCATAATAAAGAAGCTGAAAAAAGAGATCGAAGAGGCCGCAAAAAGGTGGGATTTTGAAAAGGCTAAAGTTTTGCGCGACAGACTCTTAAAGCTAGAAAGAATGGAGATGATCCTCTGA
- the uvrC gene encoding excinuclease ABC subunit UvrC, translating into MIDISRLPESPGVYLFKDKDGRILYVGKAKNIKERVKTYFRNDFKNPKTQNLIKKIFDLEAIITSSEKEAFLLENNLIKEYAPPYNVNLRDDKTYISIKITTAEEYPGLYITRNVKDDGSTYFGPYPHAHDVKETLRLLQRIYPLRRCKNTVFRKRSRPCILNEIGRCLAPCTGQVTKEEYAKVVGAVIDFLSGRADELLKDLEQKIQNYAKTWQFEEAQALKEKYMAIREMLEKQNVHSHFGKDRDVWAFLWGSDIFRCVVLNFRRGVLIGKKIYKKTVFCPYDDDEIVSLLFQYYSFKPIPDEIILSEKVEGVHLLREYLSERAKKDVSFKVPSDDETRDLAFMAIENLYADDMPLDVAFVKYLHLSRKPRRIEIYDCSHLFGTSPYAAMVVFEDFKMKKEDYRLFRIKDANPMDDLASLKEVLTRRIKDSSLGPLPDLFIVDGGRAHLNALSKVLSELKIEADLIGIAKARKRKKLEDTIYLPTRKNPLYLPRSSSVFKELIRMRDEAHRFALSSHKRGKKKDAFGA; encoded by the coding sequence ATGATTGACATCTCGAGATTACCAGAAAGCCCGGGAGTCTATCTCTTTAAGGATAAAGATGGAAGGATACTTTACGTTGGCAAGGCAAAGAATATTAAAGAGCGAGTAAAAACTTACTTCAGGAACGATTTTAAAAATCCGAAAACGCAAAACCTCATAAAAAAAATTTTTGACCTTGAGGCCATAATAACTTCAAGTGAAAAAGAGGCTTTTCTTTTAGAGAACAACCTCATAAAAGAGTACGCTCCCCCTTATAACGTAAACTTGAGGGATGACAAGACATACATATCGATAAAGATAACGACTGCCGAAGAATATCCCGGACTTTACATAACGAGAAACGTAAAAGATGACGGGTCTACCTATTTTGGTCCTTATCCCCATGCGCATGATGTAAAAGAGACTCTAAGACTACTACAGCGTATATATCCATTAAGAAGATGCAAAAACACGGTATTTCGAAAACGGTCGAGGCCTTGCATACTTAACGAGATAGGCAGGTGTCTAGCGCCATGCACGGGTCAAGTAACTAAAGAGGAGTACGCAAAAGTAGTCGGAGCTGTTATCGACTTTCTCTCAGGTCGGGCCGATGAGCTACTCAAGGATCTGGAACAAAAAATTCAGAATTACGCAAAAACTTGGCAATTTGAGGAAGCCCAAGCCCTAAAAGAGAAATACATGGCCATTAGGGAGATGCTGGAAAAGCAGAACGTTCACTCCCACTTCGGAAAAGACAGGGACGTTTGGGCATTCCTTTGGGGTTCTGACATCTTCCGCTGTGTCGTCCTTAATTTCCGGCGGGGTGTTCTCATAGGAAAAAAGATTTACAAAAAAACGGTTTTTTGCCCGTACGACGATGACGAAATTGTCTCTCTCCTTTTCCAATATTACAGTTTCAAACCGATCCCTGATGAGATTATCCTTTCCGAAAAGGTAGAAGGGGTCCATCTCTTAAGAGAGTATCTTAGCGAAAGAGCCAAAAAAGACGTGTCCTTTAAAGTTCCATCCGACGACGAGACTCGCGACTTGGCCTTCATGGCAATTGAAAACCTTTACGCGGACGATATGCCGCTCGACGTAGCTTTCGTAAAGTACCTTCATCTTTCCCGCAAACCACGAAGAATAGAAATTTACGACTGCTCTCACCTCTTCGGAACGAGTCCATATGCAGCAATGGTAGTATTTGAGGATTTTAAGATGAAGAAGGAGGACTACAGGTTATTCCGTATAAAGGATGCTAATCCCATGGATGACCTTGCCTCACTAAAGGAGGTTCTGACAAGGAGAATAAAAGACTCAAGCCTAGGACCCCTTCCTGATCTATTCATAGTAGATGGCGGAAGAGCTCACCTCAACGCATTAAGCAAAGTTCTCTCTGAGTTAAAAATTGAGGCCGATCTCATAGGAATAGCTAAAGCCAGAAAAAGGAAGAAGCTGGAAGATACCATATATCTTCCCACGAGGAAGAATCCCTTATACCTTCCCAGATCTTCGAGCGTCTTTAAAGAGCTTATTAGGATGAGGGACGAGGCACACAGATTCGCCTTATCTTCCCACAAAAGGGGAAAGAAAAAGGATGCTTTCGGCGCATGA
- a CDS encoding Clp1/GlmU family protein has product MLSAHDLLSSPITLKGIVMVIGAPDTGKTYLCRELFKKAKLSQRKVSLLDLDVGQQSLAYPGTVALTYELSDSFPNFHKMRFVGTINPFLRLEELIEAARSLLSYSINSDLTIVDTSGLVAGEQGRVLKTKKANALLPDLIIAIQKENELEHILKELKNFEIIRVSPSSLTQVKTRDVRIRNRTQKLVSYFSLPQNQFSIKLKHVRLKPDGLRGWNLPPGRIIGLNSKNETVALGLLEGISRETLFFSSPLPIDRIGEVEEIVLGERGLDLVLETC; this is encoded by the coding sequence ATGCTTTCGGCGCATGATCTTCTCTCTTCACCCATAACACTTAAGGGCATCGTTATGGTCATAGGCGCTCCGGATACTGGTAAAACTTACCTATGCAGGGAGCTCTTTAAAAAAGCGAAACTTTCCCAAAGAAAGGTCTCTCTCCTCGACCTCGATGTTGGCCAACAAAGCCTCGCATATCCTGGAACGGTTGCTCTTACATACGAGCTTTCCGATTCTTTTCCTAACTTTCACAAGATGAGGTTTGTCGGCACAATAAATCCTTTTTTACGCCTTGAGGAACTTATAGAAGCCGCGAGGTCGCTCCTTTCCTATTCTATAAACTCCGATCTCACCATAGTTGACACATCTGGGCTTGTCGCAGGAGAACAGGGAAGGGTTCTAAAGACAAAGAAAGCTAACGCTCTCCTTCCAGACTTAATAATAGCGATCCAGAAGGAAAATGAGTTGGAGCACATTCTAAAGGAACTTAAAAACTTTGAAATTATAAGGGTTTCTCCCTCCTCACTCACTCAGGTGAAGACAAGGGATGTGAGAATAAGAAACCGAACGCAAAAGCTCGTGTCCTATTTTTCCCTACCGCAGAACCAATTTTCCATAAAGCTCAAACACGTAAGGCTAAAACCTGATGGTCTGCGAGGATGGAACCTTCCTCCGGGACGTATAATAGGTTTAAATAGCAAAAACGAGACTGTAGCATTGGGGCTTTTAGAGGGGATTAGTAGAGAAACCCTCTTCTTTTCCTCTCCCCTCCCTATAGATAGAATTGGGGAGGTCGAAGAGATCGTCCTTGGCGAGAGGGGTTTAGACCTTGTCCTGGAAACCTGTTGA
- the dnaA gene encoding chromosomal replication initiator protein DnaA: MDIRRIESFLKERLSESLDAESFKTWIEPICVEEVHQKKITLSVPNSFFRDWVLENYSSTIKNVLFDIMGQDVSVEYTVKKQSEQRDNRRFLYEEKRPTGIFNPKYTFDNFVVGANNQFANAAALAVATNPGKTYNPLFIYGGVGLGKTHLLNAIGNFVIKHGTIEPDKVCYITAEVFTNELINSLRYQKMDEFRNRFRKMSILLIDDIQFIAGKERTQEEFFHTFNALYEGMKQIVVTSDKFPRDLENIEERLKSRFEWGLIADIQPPDIETKVAILKKKAEEENIDLPLDVAFYIASHTDDSVRSLEGCLKRLSLYASLHNAEITLELAKTVMSGFLKKKDRPVSVETIIREVAKYFSIRPQDLLSKKRARSVLLPRQIALYLARKHTDHSLIDLGQKFGGKDHATVIHAIKKIKQELDFNKELKTAVENIERNLKER; the protein is encoded by the coding sequence ATGGATATCCGAAGAATCGAGTCCTTCTTAAAGGAGAGGCTCTCTGAATCTCTAGATGCGGAATCATTTAAGACTTGGATAGAGCCTATATGTGTAGAAGAGGTGCATCAAAAGAAAATCACTCTTTCAGTGCCAAACAGTTTTTTTAGGGACTGGGTCTTAGAAAACTACTCCTCCACTATAAAAAACGTTCTTTTTGACATCATGGGTCAGGATGTATCTGTCGAATATACGGTAAAGAAACAATCTGAGCAAAGAGACAATAGACGGTTCCTATACGAAGAGAAACGACCGACCGGGATCTTTAACCCAAAGTACACTTTTGACAATTTTGTCGTCGGAGCAAACAACCAATTTGCGAATGCCGCGGCTTTAGCAGTTGCTACGAATCCTGGAAAGACTTACAATCCCCTATTCATCTACGGTGGTGTCGGGTTAGGTAAGACCCACCTCCTTAACGCCATTGGGAACTTCGTAATAAAACATGGAACTATAGAACCCGATAAAGTCTGTTATATAACTGCAGAGGTTTTCACTAACGAGCTAATAAACTCGCTACGTTATCAGAAGATGGATGAGTTTCGGAATCGCTTTCGAAAGATGAGTATACTTCTCATAGACGATATACAGTTCATAGCTGGAAAGGAGCGGACACAGGAGGAATTCTTCCATACTTTCAACGCTCTTTACGAAGGCATGAAGCAGATAGTGGTTACGAGCGACAAGTTTCCAAGGGACCTTGAAAACATCGAAGAAAGATTAAAGTCCCGCTTCGAGTGGGGTCTAATAGCCGACATTCAGCCTCCCGACATAGAAACGAAAGTTGCGATCTTAAAGAAGAAGGCTGAGGAGGAGAACATCGATCTGCCACTGGATGTGGCGTTTTATATAGCCTCACATACCGACGATTCTGTAAGATCGCTCGAAGGATGTCTAAAGAGGTTAAGTCTATACGCCTCCCTTCATAACGCCGAAATCACACTTGAACTTGCAAAGACGGTTATGAGCGGCTTTTTAAAGAAAAAAGATCGACCTGTGAGCGTAGAAACAATAATAAGGGAGGTCGCCAAGTACTTTTCCATTAGGCCTCAGGATCTCCTGTCTAAGAAAAGGGCAAGATCGGTTCTCCTGCCAAGACAGATCGCTCTATACCTTGCAAGAAAACATACCGACCATTCTCTTATAGATCTCGGTCAAAAGTTCGGGGGAAAGGACCACGCAACGGTTATACACGCCATAAAAAAGATCAAACAGGAACTCGATTTCAACAAAGAGTTGAAAACTGCTGTAGAGAACATAGAGAGGAATCTAAAAGAGAGATAA
- the dnaN gene encoding DNA polymerase III subunit beta produces the protein MFETVIARDKLLNPLSFVVGVTEKKNLMPYLANVLLYFGKESYTYATDLEISAIAKVDHETPEETFILVNAKKFYDALREMERGDIFLTVTESLLIVRQENTEFALTLYHHDDFPELKPLNPETKFQIRGRELLDVLDSISFAMATDQSRPVLCGAFLKPESERFTIVATDGFRMAVRRVPLSGVEPFPGVIVPLRAIKELEKTIPEEENVVIEIEKSQVCFRTSSATIISRTVEGKYPDYEAAIPKNYKIRATFEKVHFQRALKRVSALLGRNEPIRILFLSDGIELSSRSQEGTAKEVIPARLEGKSKDFYFNVRYLMDAASRARGDMITIELPEDFGAILLEDSSEKDYVNVIMPVKM, from the coding sequence ATGTTTGAAACAGTAATAGCAAGAGACAAACTTCTAAACCCTCTCTCCTTCGTTGTAGGAGTAACCGAAAAGAAGAACCTTATGCCTTATCTCGCCAACGTTCTTCTCTATTTCGGGAAGGAAAGCTACACCTACGCCACAGATCTCGAAATTTCGGCGATAGCAAAAGTCGACCACGAAACTCCCGAGGAAACTTTCATTCTGGTTAACGCAAAAAAGTTCTATGACGCTCTTCGGGAGATGGAAAGGGGAGATATTTTCCTTACTGTAACCGAAAGTCTTTTGATCGTTAGGCAGGAAAACACCGAGTTTGCACTTACGCTTTACCACCACGATGACTTCCCGGAACTCAAACCACTAAACCCTGAGACTAAATTCCAGATAAGAGGTAGAGAACTCCTAGACGTTCTCGATTCCATCTCTTTTGCCATGGCTACTGATCAATCAAGGCCAGTTCTTTGCGGTGCTTTTCTCAAGCCTGAAAGTGAGAGATTTACAATTGTTGCGACTGACGGTTTCCGGATGGCCGTAAGGAGAGTTCCTCTATCTGGGGTTGAACCTTTTCCTGGGGTTATAGTGCCACTAAGAGCGATAAAAGAACTCGAAAAGACAATTCCGGAAGAGGAAAACGTGGTAATAGAAATTGAAAAGTCACAAGTTTGCTTTAGGACATCGTCTGCGACAATCATTTCAAGGACTGTGGAGGGGAAATATCCGGACTACGAGGCCGCAATTCCAAAGAATTACAAAATCAGAGCGACATTTGAGAAGGTTCATTTCCAAAGGGCTTTAAAGAGGGTATCTGCTCTTCTTGGAAGGAACGAACCAATACGGATTCTGTTCCTTTCGGATGGGATAGAACTGTCTTCTCGCTCGCAAGAAGGAACGGCCAAAGAGGTGATTCCAGCGCGGCTAGAAGGCAAATCGAAAGATTTTTACTTCAACGTGAGGTATCTCATGGATGCCGCATCCCGTGCGAGGGGTGATATGATTACTATTGAGCTTCCTGAAGATTTTGGAGCTATTTTACTTGAGGACTCTTCTGAGAAGGACTATGTAAATGTTATTATGCCTGTCAAGATGTGA
- the gyrB gene encoding DNA topoisomerase (ATP-hydrolyzing) subunit B, with the protein MREYTAQNIKILSGLEAVRKVPSMYIGNTGVEGLHQLVYELVDNSVDEAIEGFCDRINVTIHKNNSVTCEDNGRGIPVEMHTTENIPALEVVLTKLHAGGKFDKESYRYSAGLHGVGLSVVNALSEYLEVEVRRDGKVYFQRYERGSKVTELKIIGETDKTGTKITFRPDRTIFETIEFSFDYLAQRMREISFLNNGIHIVLTDERKNRRQEFRHEGGVKGFVKYLNSTKNVLFDDPIYIQYSKPPLDFFEVAIQYNDGYTETIQSFVNNVNTKDGGTHVAGFRSALTRSINTYIHKHLDRKYKETVSGDDIKEGLVAVINLKIKNPQFEGQTKTKLGNSEIKGLIESVLNERLLEEFDLKPDVAKAIVNKAFEAKRAREAAKKAKELIKGKGLMESGVLPGKLADCQETDPDLCELFIVEGDSAGGSAKQARNRRTQAILPLKGKILNVEKSTTEKILANEEIRSILLALGINSGRSNRPRYGKVIIMTDADVDGSHIRTLLLTLFYRKIPEIIERGSLYIAQPPLFRVKHGSKEIYVRDEKELEEFVTKRGLERIECVLGGKSVSGEMLLDKVRSIRKIEGFFKEMQNLGLKKDICFLLLDERFYEREHFETEKNMLSVASAIERIGYVTELRVDREHGLYCLNVKDPRENSKEILLSYDLLSGYEFSEAKALYTEVREFYLGSFEVVDGARRQVMRVDDFIRFIEEKGREGLTIQRYKGLGEMNPEQLWETTMNPEKRTLVRVSIEDAVEADQIFAILMGTNVERRRLFIEENALNVKNLDI; encoded by the coding sequence ATGAGAGAGTACACGGCTCAAAACATAAAGATTCTTTCAGGACTCGAAGCAGTGCGCAAAGTCCCGTCTATGTACATCGGAAATACAGGTGTAGAAGGTCTCCATCAGTTAGTTTACGAGCTCGTGGATAACAGTGTGGATGAAGCGATTGAAGGCTTCTGTGATAGGATAAATGTGACGATCCACAAGAATAACAGCGTAACGTGCGAAGACAACGGTCGAGGGATACCCGTTGAGATGCACACTACTGAGAATATTCCGGCCTTGGAAGTGGTCCTTACCAAGCTCCATGCGGGTGGAAAGTTCGACAAAGAGAGCTACAGGTACTCCGCAGGACTTCACGGCGTTGGTCTTTCAGTTGTAAATGCTTTATCCGAGTATTTGGAAGTAGAAGTAAGAAGAGACGGTAAGGTCTACTTTCAAAGATACGAAAGAGGTTCAAAAGTAACTGAGCTAAAAATAATAGGAGAAACTGATAAGACAGGTACGAAGATAACATTTCGGCCTGACAGAACTATATTTGAAACTATAGAGTTTAGTTTCGATTATCTAGCTCAAAGGATGAGAGAGATTTCCTTCCTCAATAATGGGATTCACATAGTTCTCACTGATGAGAGAAAAAATAGGAGGCAGGAGTTTAGGCACGAGGGTGGAGTGAAAGGCTTTGTAAAGTACCTCAATTCGACAAAAAACGTCCTTTTTGACGATCCGATTTACATCCAGTATTCTAAACCACCTCTCGACTTTTTCGAAGTCGCCATCCAGTATAACGATGGATATACAGAGACGATTCAAAGTTTTGTGAACAATGTAAACACGAAGGACGGTGGAACCCATGTTGCTGGCTTTAGATCAGCCCTTACGCGGTCCATTAATACGTACATCCATAAGCACCTGGACAGGAAGTATAAGGAGACCGTTTCGGGAGATGACATAAAAGAAGGATTAGTCGCGGTTATAAACCTAAAGATCAAGAACCCTCAGTTTGAAGGGCAAACCAAAACAAAACTCGGTAATAGCGAAATAAAGGGTCTCATTGAGTCCGTTCTTAATGAAAGGCTTTTAGAGGAATTCGATCTTAAGCCTGATGTGGCAAAGGCGATTGTAAATAAGGCTTTCGAGGCCAAAAGGGCAAGAGAAGCCGCAAAGAAAGCGAAAGAGCTCATAAAAGGCAAAGGATTGATGGAAAGTGGAGTCTTACCCGGAAAACTGGCAGACTGTCAGGAGACTGACCCGGATTTGTGTGAGCTTTTCATAGTTGAAGGTGACTCGGCAGGTGGCTCTGCCAAGCAGGCAAGGAATAGGAGGACACAGGCTATTCTGCCACTTAAAGGAAAGATACTGAATGTGGAAAAGTCCACAACTGAGAAGATCCTCGCAAATGAAGAGATAAGATCAATACTTTTGGCTTTAGGGATAAACTCCGGACGATCCAACCGGCCAAGGTACGGAAAGGTCATAATAATGACGGATGCCGATGTTGATGGTTCCCACATAAGGACACTCCTTCTCACTCTTTTTTACAGGAAGATCCCAGAGATTATAGAGAGAGGATCGCTTTACATTGCCCAACCCCCTCTTTTCAGGGTAAAGCACGGAAGCAAAGAGATATACGTGAGGGATGAGAAAGAACTAGAAGAGTTCGTGACAAAAAGAGGCTTAGAGAGGATAGAGTGTGTTCTTGGGGGCAAGTCAGTATCCGGTGAAATGCTCTTGGATAAGGTAAGGTCCATAAGAAAAATAGAAGGGTTCTTCAAAGAAATGCAAAACCTGGGGCTAAAGAAAGACATCTGTTTTTTGCTTTTGGACGAAAGATTCTATGAAAGGGAACATTTCGAGACTGAAAAGAACATGTTGAGCGTTGCTTCTGCAATAGAGAGGATAGGCTATGTAACGGAGTTGAGAGTTGATCGGGAGCACGGCCTTTATTGTCTGAATGTCAAAGATCCCAGAGAAAATTCTAAGGAGATACTACTTTCCTACGATCTTCTCTCAGGCTATGAGTTTTCGGAGGCTAAAGCTCTCTATACGGAGGTTAGAGAGTTTTACTTGGGTAGCTTTGAAGTAGTTGATGGAGCAAGAAGGCAAGTTATGAGGGTCGATGATTTCATAAGGTTTATCGAAGAGAAGGGAAGAGAAGGCCTTACCATCCAGCGTTACAAGGGTTTAGGAGAGATGAACCCCGAGCAGCTTTGGGAGACGACTATGAACCCAGAGAAGAGGACCCTAGTTAGGGTATCGATTGAGGATGCGGTTGAAGCTGACCAGATTTTTGCGATTCTTATGGGCACCAATGTGGAAAGAAGGAGGCTCTTTATAGAGGAGAATGCGCTCAATGTGAAAAACCTTGACATATGA
- the coaE gene encoding dephospho-CoA kinase (Dephospho-CoA kinase (CoaE) performs the final step in coenzyme A biosynthesis.): MMVIGLTGIIGSGKSTVSRILSEEGYPVIDLDEIVNELIGKEEIVRAVKDLFGEDFVHDGKVLKKKLSEKVFSDETLLRKYEALVHPKVIEEMKGRLEKLRSEGQRIVFVEAPLIFETGTRALFDKVVVVYAEEKEVIRRMEKRGFEKTDVIMRLKRQIPISEKEKMADFVIYNTSSLSELRLKVKELLEKIGEWEGE; the protein is encoded by the coding sequence ATGATGGTCATAGGATTAACTGGAATCATAGGTAGTGGAAAATCGACAGTTTCGAGGATTCTTTCGGAAGAAGGATACCCTGTTATAGATCTTGACGAGATTGTCAATGAACTAATCGGTAAAGAGGAAATAGTACGTGCGGTAAAAGACCTTTTCGGTGAAGATTTCGTACATGATGGAAAAGTTTTGAAAAAAAAGTTGTCGGAGAAAGTTTTTTCGGACGAAACTCTTCTAAGAAAGTATGAGGCCTTGGTACACCCAAAAGTGATCGAGGAGATGAAAGGAAGATTAGAAAAGTTAAGAAGCGAGGGACAAAGAATAGTCTTTGTTGAGGCTCCACTTATATTCGAGACAGGTACTCGGGCCTTATTCGACAAGGTTGTTGTAGTTTACGCAGAAGAAAAAGAAGTGATAAGGAGGATGGAAAAGAGGGGGTTCGAAAAGACTGATGTGATTATGAGGCTTAAAAGGCAGATACCAATAAGCGAGAAAGAAAAAATGGCAGATTTTGTTATATACAACACTTCGAGTCTTTCGGAACTTAGGCTTAAGGTTAAAGAACTTTTGGAAAAGATAGGGGAATGGGAGGGAGAGTAA